The DNA segment TGGCACGAACCTGCTTTTAGCGAACAAAAAAGCCAGTCTTATTGCCGATTTTGACGAATTTGTAGCAATGTTTGTCCAAAAAACAAAACCACAAAACAGCCAAGATGACAAGATATTGCAATTTTGTAAAAATGGCGTCAGCCTTGATAAAGCACTGGCAAAATTTGGCAATAAAATCTATGAATACGAGCTTGAAGGCAAAATTGAGATATCAAATTTAACAGCAAGAAGCATTTAAAATGAACGAAAAAATCATCTGTATCGACATAGGGCTAAAGCGTATCGGTATGGCGTATGCATATAAGGACGTAGTAGTCCCACTAGAGCCGATTTTACGTAAAAATCGCAATCAAGCAGCAAGAGATGTTTTAAACGCTATAAATCAAAGAGATGTTAAAAAACTCATCATCGGTGTACCAATTGGCGGTTCTAGCGAAGATGAGATGAGAAGACGAATTGAGCATTTTGTCTCACTTTTAAATTTTAACGGCGAAATTTTTTATCAAAACGAGGCTTT comes from the Campylobacter mucosalis genome and includes:
- the ruvX gene encoding Holliday junction resolvase RuvX, with the translated sequence MNEKIICIDIGLKRIGMAYAYKDVVVPLEPILRKNRNQAARDVLNAINQRDVKKLIIGVPIGGSSEDEMRRRIEHFVSLLNFNGEIFYQNEAFSSFEASELVDDNRDGKFDSVAAMIILKRFLSKSS